From the Xiphophorus maculatus strain JP 163 A chromosome 20, X_maculatus-5.0-male, whole genome shotgun sequence genome, one window contains:
- the LOC102232677 gene encoding oocyte zinc finger protein XlCOF8.4-like, translated as MTKLQFLNVFLTERLMLAAQEIYKSVEDTILEYQEEIAIRERENDHLRRRLRDAGIEIWPDRSSMALLEEEDSEHPRREWSPSMGHQERIPIQIKDKRDMRPNQGEDQLRGHGSCSTAENMFTPPRVANEYPQEGPHTSNLPQTQGVENRERDPASRNASRHVKGESGGCHRGAASSSSGAQPLAPVNPNCSNENNIDIIGVENGGQMGSAKGVVTDPNRGQTPLMRNQGANGMECPHQKSPLQGHMSSFCCKVCGEAFSHIGHLHVHVQVHTREKPYRCGVCGKCCSSSGRLQEHQRSHTGEKPFRCQICGKGFTQMAHLKVHMRIHTGEKPYSCPVCGKCFSRSDKIKRHLQTHSREGTYFSGQ; from the exons GATTTACAAGTCTGTCGAGGACACGATTTTGGAGTACCAGGAGGAGATCGCGATCAGGGAGAGGGAGAACGACCATCTGAGACGGAGGCTCCGAGACGCTGGGATAGAGATATGGCCAG ATCGCTCGTCCATGGCGCTGTTGGAGGAAGAGGACAGTGAGCATCCCCGTCGAGAGTGGAGTCCAAGTATGGGACATCAAGAGCGTATTCCCATTCAGATCAAAGACAAACGAGACATGCGGCCCAACCAGGGAGAAGATCAGCTTCGAGGACATGGCTCCTGCAGCACAGCGGAAAATATGTTCACCCCCCCACGTGTAGCGAACGAGTACCCTCAGGAGGGTCCCCACACATCCAATCTTCCTCAGACTCAGGGCGTGGAGAACAGGGAGAGAGACCCTGCATCTCGCAACGCATCGAGGCACGTGAAGGGCGAGAGCGGCGGCTGTCACAGAGGTGCCGCATCATCCAGCAGCGGTGCCCAGCCGCTTGCACCAGTCAACCCAAACTGCTCAAATGAGAACAACATTGACATTATTGGTGTTGAGAACGGTGGACAGATGGGCAGCGCCAAAGGAGTGGTGACTGACCCTAACCGAGGACAAACCCCTCTCATGAGGAACCAAGGGGCCAATGGCATGGAATGCCCCCATCAAAAATCTCCCTTGCAGGGCCACATGTCGTCGTTCTGTTGCAAAGTCTGCGGCGAGGCATTCAGTCACATCGGACACCTTCACGTCCACGTGCAAGTGCACACTCGAGAAAAACCTTACCGCTGCGGAGTGTGCGGAAAATGCTGCAGCTCCTCCGGCAGACTTCAGGAGCACCAGCGGAGCCACACGGGAGAAAAACCCTTTCGCTGCCAGATTTGTGGGAAGGGCTTCACTCAGATGGCTCATCTGAAGGTCCACATGAGGATCCACACCGGAGAGAAGCCGTACAGCTGCCCTGTGTGCGGCAAGTGCTTTAGCCGCTCTGACAAAATCAAAAGGCACCTTCAGACGCACAGTCGGGAGGGGACCTACTTCTCGGGGCAGTAA